The genomic DNA GTTTGTTTCGGTGGCCTTTCCATCACAAATGACATTTGATGGGGCATGAAATCCACATCCGATGAAGATAATAATTCATACACTTCACGATTCACATCACCCGTAGCACCTTCCTTCTTTCTAAAAGATAATCGATTGCGGATAAAATCAAATGACACTAAGTGTAACTGCGTCTTCCCAGATGCAATGGTGCCGAAATATAACTTACGTTCTTCATATGCGAACTTGATATCCCTATTCGGGCTTCTCGTCGCTGCAGAGAGTTGCATAACATATTCACGAAAGCGTTTATTTTTCATAATTTGAGACTCTAAATTTGGTATGTACAAAACAATCTTCTCCATTGCTTCATCCTTCCTCCAATCAAGTTCAAAAGTATTAGTTCCAACAAGTGAAAATACTACTATTTTTCTTACGATTTTTCTCATTTTTTTTACAAAAATCAACGATTTCAAAATTTAATTCAACGTTTTGTTAGTTTGGATAAAACTTTCGATGTCTTCATATACGGTTGTGAAAAAAATGGGGGGATATGACTATGCATTTCGGTACACAATTCAAGGAATATCGTGAAGAGTATTTACGCGTCAAACAATTTGAAGCAGCGCGCGAACTTAACATTGATCCCGCAGCATTATCGAACTATGAAAGAAGTGAACGCGGTTTCCCAATTGATTTACTCCCTACCGTGAAAGAAACCTTTAACATACCCGATGATTATTTTCTTGCTATGGTACTGGGGACTCCATTGAAGTTAGTAAGAGACACTACAGTGCTACAACCGATCAAGGCACAAGAAGTAAAAGCACAATATATGGATAGTTTCATTGATCGCCATCGACAGCTGTTCGAGGAAAATCCGGAACTGCGAGAACTCGTTGCACTCATATCTATTTTAACGGAAAAAGATCGACGAATTTTCCTTAATTCAAACAAGGCACTGCTCACATTATTTCATAAGCTCACAGAAAAACAGGAAACCGAATGACATCATTTTACGGACACTGCTACAAAGCGGTATAATGAAAGGAATGCTTTTTTTAAGGGAGTGATCCGATGACGATGACCGTTGAGCGTGTTTCCCATCTACACGCAACTAATATAAATGACTTTTTAAACACCATTAAGCATACTTTCCATCCTGGAGTGGATCATGAAGCGCTTGAAATACGGCGTGCTGTAGCACTTGTGCGCAACAACGCAGTCGATTCTTATGCGTATGCATCTGCCGAAGATGACATGACTGTAGCTGTGCAAGGCACTAAACCTGAACAGGTACACATTTCCTTTAAACGAATGAATGCAAACTGTACATGCGGCGCCGCTGACTGGTGCTCACACCGTGTAGCTGTCATCTTCCATCTCTATTTGCAATTCCACTCCTTGACGGATTGGCTCCATGAATGGCGACGCTCAGAAGCACAGCAAATGGCCTTATCCATTTCTGAACGTACGCCAACTGCATGGGATGACGTATTATCACGACTGACTGGACGACTTCGCACCATTGAATTCGCTGAAAACCCAGGCGTCTTTATACACGAATGTTCGCTAATTGAACAAAAGATGACTCCCCTTTTACCGTTTGAATATGAATGGAAGCCACTTTTTGGACTTTATTACCGCTTACATCTCTTAGATGCTGCATGGCCTTATATCACCACGCATCTCGATGGCGAATCCTCATCTTTCGTCCACGGTAAATGGTATTTGAAAAACTGGCTAACCGAACAACTCGATAAATTGAATGACAACGTTACGGCAATCGGTGCTAAACCGAAATTATTTGAAGCCGATGCATTTCACGAACATTTGAAAGACCTTGTTCGGAATTTTACGCTCAACAATTCTGGCCTCTTCAACAGCCGATTTCAGGTCTATCTTCTTTTTTGGCAACAACTATTCCCAAGTACTGCCGCGCGTGCCGTTGAGCAAGAACATCTGTCCACTGAAAATACGGAGGAAGCACGGCTTCTCATCGCACTTTTCCACCTGTTACAAGGCGACTATGATGAACTAGAACAAATGGCAAGCACTTTGACAGCGGATCATATCGAGATGTGGCTCCCACTCGCTGACCTAGCCGACAGCGACGAAGACATCGATGCTCTTGCTATTATTATGCAGGCGCTATTGCCCTTTACCGGGAACTACGTAAACGATAAAATCACAATCGCCAATCGCCCCGCATTTATCCGCAAAATGGATGGCTTATTAGAAGCAGCCGATTTTCCAGAGGATACACGTGAACGTTTATTTGCGTATTATGGAGAAGCAGGCATTGATGTCTATGCAGATTTCCTTGTTGAACGGGAGCGTTTTACAGAATGGGGAGCACTTATGCATCGCTACAGCATTTCTTATGATGAAGCGGAAGCTGGTGGATTAAAAGTGGCTTTGTCAAAAGATCCTGCCGCTGTTATGCCCCTTCTTCACACGTATGCCATGCGGTTTATTACGGAAAAAAATCGTTACAGTTATAGACGTGCCGTCAAACTCTTCAAAAAGATGAAGATGGGTTCGAAAAAAAGTGGGAAGATTGACTTTTGGAACTTGTACATTGATAAAGTGCGTGAAAAAAATCGCCGCCTTCGCGCATTGATGGAAGAAATGGAGAAAGGGAATCTAAACTTATGACTGCAACATTCACCTTGAATCGCCTTTTTCGTCTAGGAATCCATCTAACCGAGGATGGAACTTTTTCCATTACTGCCCAAGATGACAAAGGCCATACTGTCGATCCAGACTTGCTTGTATCCTTTCTGTTCTTCACCAACGAACAGGCACTTTACGGATTGCTTGCCACGACGGATAACGACTCTGTGCGCTTAAAAGTCAGTGAGCTACTCCAAGCCTTTATGCATCAGCATCCATATATTACTTTGGAAGGCATAACTGTACAAGACGAACAACAACTCATTGCTATTCGTGAGGCAGCCAATGCTTGGAGTGACCTCGAACTATGGCAGCATGCCACAATGGACGGCACAACCATCCAGTTCGATATTGAAAAAACCGGTATTTCTCCAGAGGCAGCCGCCATTATTAGCCATGCTGTCCATGAAAAACTCATTGCATCAGGCATTCATCCCGACCAGTTCCATGCACTCCTTCCTCATCTCCAGACATATGGATGGCCTGGTGAGTCGATTTCGACGCTCCCTGTTCGTGTCGCTTTCCGCTTAACCGAACCGGAACTTGAAGCTGATACCGAATGGCTCCTTGAAACAGTCATCGTCGGTGAACGCGGCGCACATTGGACACCTGCGGCTCGAAAATTGAATGCTGCAGTCGCCGATGCACTTCCCGTCAAATGGAAGCCCTATGCGACAGAGATTGTCCAAAAGCAATCCGAAATTACTTCCTTGCTCAGTTCAATCGATATTACTACGCCCGAAAGCTTTCTATCAATGGTCATGACTGATTTGGAAGTTCGAAATTTCATCAAAGATGATCTGCCATTACTGCAAACCTTTGGCTTCCCCGTCATCCTGCCAGCATGGCTAAAATCTGTCACGGAATCCAAAATGCGTATTCGCACGACAGCCGGTGTCCAAAACTATAATGCAACTACTGGACTTGATGAGGTCTTGTCCTTCGATTGGAATTTCTCACTCGCTGGCAACGACATTGACCGTGATACGTTTCGAAAACTTGTCGATGAAAATCGGGAATACATTCGATCAGGTGATGAATGGTTCCACATTGATCCTCTCTGGTTGCGTAAAATTCGCGATTTAATGGACCAAGCCGATAAGGGCGAATGGACCGTCAAAGATTTATTGCTACAAGAAATTCCAGAAGAAATCGTTCCACTTGACGATGACGATGATTCAGATGACCCATTCTTTGCCTTTACAATGCAGCAATCTCTTCGCGGCTATATGGAAATGTTGGCTGACAAAAAAGGGTTGCCGCCTGCGGGTATTCCAACGACTTTACAGGCTGAACTTCGTCCGTACCAAATGGATGGCTACAATTGGCTCGTCTTCTTACGTGACAATCAATTCGGTGCCTGCCTAGCAGATGATATGGGGCTCGGCAAAACCATTCAGCTCATCACGTACTTGCTGAATGTCCATGCACGCCCTGAAACGAGTGCACCGTCACTCATCGTCTGTCCAACCAGTGTCCTGGGCAACTGGCAAAAAGAAATTGAACGATTTGCACCATCACTAACCGTTCATACACATTACGGCCCTACGCGAGCCAAAGACGAAAACTTTATCGCACTTATCAACGAAACAAAGCCTGCTGTCATTTTAACGACTTATGGCACCGCTTCACAGGATGGTGAAATGCTAGCAGAAACCGAATTCGCAAGCATCACGCTCGATGAGGCACAAAACATTAAAAACATGCAAACTAAACAGTCCCGTGTCATTCGTAAACTACGCGGCAAACACCATATCGCATTAACGGGTACACCAATTGAAAACCGCCTCTCAGAACTATGGGCCATTTTCGACTTTATCCACAAAGGGTATTTTGGTAGCTTCCGCAAATTTACGGATAACTTCATCATCCCGATTGAACGAGATGATAGCGAGACCGATAAACGGAAGTTGCGGGCAAAAATCCGACCATTCCTGCTACGTCGGACGAAAAACGATCCAGATTTGCAGCTCAACTTACCGAAGAAATTGGAGCAAAATGAGTATTGTCCATTAACTGCTGAACAAGCTGCTTTATACGAAAGCTTCCTAGAAGAAACAAAGTTCAAGCTACAAACGTTGACTGGCTTTGAAAAGAAGGGCCTTATTTTGAAAATGCTTAGTCGGTTGAAGCAATTATGCAACCACCCTGCATTGTTCTTGAAAGAACCACATGTTCCTGCTGAAATGACCTTAGCTCGATCGGAAAAACTCGATCGGATTGTGTCAATGGCCGCAGATATTGCAGCGAATGATGAGCAATGTCTCATTTTCACGCAATACATCGGCATGGGACAGCTCATTCGCCAATGCCTATCTGAACTGCATAGCATTGACGTACCATTCTTAACGGGCAGTATGCCTAAAAACCAGCGGGACAGCCTTGTAGATGCTTTCCAGAAGAAAGAATTCCCCATCTTCATTCTGTCATTGAAAGCCGGCGGTACAGGCTTAAACTTAACCGGCGCCAACCATGTGTTACATGCGGATCGCTGGTGGAACCCAGCTGTAGAAAACCAAGCAACCGACCGCGCCTACCGGCTTGGGCAGACGAAATTTGTCCATGTCCATAAATTCGTGACAATCGGTACTATCGAAGAAAAAATTGATAAGATGCTCATGGAGAAGGCCGCATTATCTGAAGACCTAATCCAATCGAGCCAGTGGCTAACCGAATTATCCGATACAGAACTAAATGATTTATTGTCTTTTGGATAACAGGCGAGAGCCAGGCACCTGGAGTCCATGAACTCACTTATATAAATATGACCCCAGAATCGCTAGACGCTTCTGGGGTCATTTTCGTATACTTGCTGCCTTCACCATACATGCTCAGTCAAAGGTCTCTTATGCATAGCCGTGACCCTTTTTTTCTTCTCTGTTTCTTCAAGCCGATTTAGACGTTCATTTTGATTGGCCACAATACGAATCAGTTGTCCGATTTGCAATTCCATCCGTATGACATCCTTTTCCAATAGACTCATCTATACCATTTCCTCCTCTTTCCATTCCGCCTTCACGGAACCTAGTAGCAGAAGCGGTCTCCACAACTAGGCCCATTCGGCAGTTTTCTTTGAAGGCTAAAAATATCACAGCCCTATCCCAACGCTCTCAAACCCTTTACCTACATGTCGGATGCCTGTACATCTCTATCTGTAGGGTATAACGACTAATCGGATACGAACGGTTCCCCTACCGTTTATGCATGCCAATTAGCTTTCCTCTTCCTCTTAAAATCCTACACCTCAATGATTTCCTAACATGTTCAATTGTCATTACGGCTCCGGTCCGTTCTTCCGGCTATTTCCCCCTCCTATCCGATCGACTTTTCTCCGACACGCTATGTATCCCGTGGTCCGTCAAAAAATCGGCAAATCTTTTGTTTCACGATCTGGTAGATGAAAATGATCCCTCGCCTGACGCTCCTCGTCCGTTAATTGTTGACTCGGCATCGCTGGCTCACCGTATAAATTTTCATTGCTCCGTCTTTTCGTTGCAATAAAACGAATATCTTCACCGATTACCTCTGTTACATACACGCGACTCTTATCTTCTCGCTCATACGTCCTTGATTGAATCCGTCCACCTACACCAATTAAAGACCCCTTTCCACAATGCCTCGCTGTGTTCTCTGCCCCCTTCCCCCACATCGTACAAAGGATAAAATCCGCATCGACTTCTCCCTGCTGATTTTTAAACGATCGATTAACAGCAAGTATGAAGCTCGTTTGCAACCGCCCCTCTGACAACCTTCGCAGAATTGGATCCTTCGTAATCCTCCCGACAAGTGCAACTTGATTCACTCATTTACCTCCTTTCTTTTGATTGCTTACATCTTACCTGCTCACGCCCATTTATCGCAAAGTTCAATAATTCAATTTTCAGTCATTTAATTGACTCAAATGTAAATTTTGCACATGACTTCATAATGGTTACAAACCTTACTTCTCCATACAGCACATGCAACGAAGAAGTTTATCGGATTATGAGAAAATTCGACTTTGGCATATTTTTGACGAATCGATTTTTGCAGCTATGTTATACTGATAACAAAAAGAATGGGGTGGAGAGATTGAAGTCGTTCAAAATGTTATCCGTTGGCATCGTTACTGATGAGGGCTTACGGGATTTTCCACTTATCGATGGCATTATCATCAATCAGGAGAACAGTCACCGTATGTGGATTCTTGAAATGTTCATCGACAAAAATTATCAGGAGGACTTTGACAAGTGGATGACTAATCAAGAGCTGCTTGAGGTAAAGGTCGTCATTTCTTATCCTGAAAATGAGCCGGCAGCCTTCCGTGTATCCGTTGAAGCGGTCAAACAAATTGGCGATAATATTTCTGTATTATTAAAAGGGCGACTCAAACGAGCAAGGGCACAATATGCCGAACAATTGTTAGAGGAACTACTTGGAGAAGGATTAGGCGGAGACGAATTATTAAAACGTTTCGAATCCGACATGCGCTCCCGCCCACGTTTAAAAAAGGACATCCAAGAATCAGAAGCTTAACATAAAACTGCCTAACCAATGGGCAGTTTTTTTATGGTGAACAAAAGTGCAAGCGCTTTGGCAGGGACG from Sporosarcina sp. FSL K6-1522 includes the following:
- a CDS encoding YwpF family protein; its protein translation is MKSFKMLSVGIVTDEGLRDFPLIDGIIINQENSHRMWILEMFIDKNYQEDFDKWMTNQELLEVKVVISYPENEPAAFRVSVEAVKQIGDNISVLLKGRLKRARAQYAEQLLEELLGEGLGGDELLKRFESDMRSRPRLKKDIQESEA
- the ssb gene encoding single-stranded DNA-binding protein, translating into MNQVALVGRITKDPILRRLSEGRLQTSFILAVNRSFKNQQGEVDADFILCTMWGKGAENTARHCGKGSLIGVGGRIQSRTYEREDKSRVYVTEVIGEDIRFIATKRRSNENLYGEPAMPSQQLTDEERQARDHFHLPDRETKDLPIF
- a CDS encoding DEAD/DEAH box helicase — its product is MTATFTLNRLFRLGIHLTEDGTFSITAQDDKGHTVDPDLLVSFLFFTNEQALYGLLATTDNDSVRLKVSELLQAFMHQHPYITLEGITVQDEQQLIAIREAANAWSDLELWQHATMDGTTIQFDIEKTGISPEAAAIISHAVHEKLIASGIHPDQFHALLPHLQTYGWPGESISTLPVRVAFRLTEPELEADTEWLLETVIVGERGAHWTPAARKLNAAVADALPVKWKPYATEIVQKQSEITSLLSSIDITTPESFLSMVMTDLEVRNFIKDDLPLLQTFGFPVILPAWLKSVTESKMRIRTTAGVQNYNATTGLDEVLSFDWNFSLAGNDIDRDTFRKLVDENREYIRSGDEWFHIDPLWLRKIRDLMDQADKGEWTVKDLLLQEIPEEIVPLDDDDDSDDPFFAFTMQQSLRGYMEMLADKKGLPPAGIPTTLQAELRPYQMDGYNWLVFLRDNQFGACLADDMGLGKTIQLITYLLNVHARPETSAPSLIVCPTSVLGNWQKEIERFAPSLTVHTHYGPTRAKDENFIALINETKPAVILTTYGTASQDGEMLAETEFASITLDEAQNIKNMQTKQSRVIRKLRGKHHIALTGTPIENRLSELWAIFDFIHKGYFGSFRKFTDNFIIPIERDDSETDKRKLRAKIRPFLLRRTKNDPDLQLNLPKKLEQNEYCPLTAEQAALYESFLEETKFKLQTLTGFEKKGLILKMLSRLKQLCNHPALFLKEPHVPAEMTLARSEKLDRIVSMAADIAANDEQCLIFTQYIGMGQLIRQCLSELHSIDVPFLTGSMPKNQRDSLVDAFQKKEFPIFILSLKAGGTGLNLTGANHVLHADRWWNPAVENQATDRAYRLGQTKFVHVHKFVTIGTIEEKIDKMLMEKAALSEDLIQSSQWLTELSDTELNDLLSFG
- a CDS encoding helix-turn-helix transcriptional regulator — encoded protein: MHFGTQFKEYREEYLRVKQFEAARELNIDPAALSNYERSERGFPIDLLPTVKETFNIPDDYFLAMVLGTPLKLVRDTTVLQPIKAQEVKAQYMDSFIDRHRQLFEENPELRELVALISILTEKDRRIFLNSNKALLTLFHKLTEKQETE